The genomic segment GTCACAGCTCAGCGCAGACATCCTCAAGCTTCATTTCAACGGAGGCAAGAAAAATAAGCTCAGAGCGGTTGATTTCGTCGGCACCATTGCGAAAATCGAGGGCATGACGGCCGTAGATATCGGCATCATTACGATTGAGGACAATAAGACGTATGTGGAAATTTTGAATGGCAAAGGCAGCCTCGTGCTGCAAGCGATGAAAAACACGACGGTCAAAGGCAAGCTGCTTAAAGTACAGCCTGCTCGGAAATAACAGGTAAAACCGATGGCGATCAGCAGCAAAGGCAGCGGGAAGGGCGTACTAAGCAAGGCGCTCCTCCCAGCCATTATGCTTCATCGTTATCGGTTTTTTTATTGAGAAAGCAAAAAGCCCCGACTGACAAAGTTGAGCTTTTGACATTTGTATTGGGCTGGTCCATATGATATGGTTGAAGCAGCAAAACGAACAAAGAGGGGATTACAATGGCAAATGAAACGCCGCTAACGAAGGAAGCCATATTGGACGCAGCGGAACAGGTGCTTCGGAGATACGGCCCCGATAAAACGTCGGTTACGGACATCGCGAAGTTTCTTCAGGTCAGCCATGGCACCTTATATCGGCATTTTGCGAACAAGGCTGCGCTTCGAGAGACAGTTACCGAGAGATGGCTGGATAAGAGCGTATCCGAGCCTCTGGAAGGGATTGCATCTGCAACAGGCGGCAGCGCTGCTGTACAATTGCGCTCATGGCTTGAAGCGCTTATGGAGAAGAAGCGGATGTATGCGCTTGAGGATGCAGAGATGTTTGCGATGTATTCAGCGGTAACGCTGGAAGCCGTTGATTTAATTGCGGCGCATGTCGATCACTTGGTCAATCAGATTGCCATCATTGTAGAACGCGGCATGCACAGCGGCGAGTTTAATCAAGGCGATGCGCATGCGACGGCAAGGGCTATTTTTCTGGCGACGACGAAATTTCATCATCCGGCTTTTGTGCGCGAATGGTCGAGCAAGAAAATAGCTCAGGACTTTGATGCGGTATGGAGCTTGCTGCTTGCCGGATTACAATAAATACGCCTTTAGAAACAGATCGGATTATTCCGGCAGCCGTTTCTAACAGGCGTATTTTTTTGCGCTTAAATCGTATAAATGACAAAAAATAATATTTGTTATTTGACATTTGATAGGTGTCAGCATATACTCGAATCAACAACAACGAGGAACGATTCCTCGACAAAGGATGGGACCATAGATGGAGAAAAGTTTAACGGGCAAAGTGGCATTAGTTACGGGCGCATCGAGAGGCATTGGGCAGAAAATCGCTGAGCATTTGGCACGGCATGGAGCCAAGGTAGTTGTCAATTATGCAAGCAGCTCGGCAAAGGCGGACGAGGTAGTCGCTGGAATTAAACGCAATGGCGGGGAAGCGACAGCAATTGGAGCGGATATTAGCAAGGTGGCGGAGATTGAAGAGCTGTTCCGCAAAGCATTGGAAGCCTATGCTCAGATAGACATTTTGGTTAACAATGCAGGCATTATGATTAACAAGCCGCTCGCAAGCATAACGGAAGAGGATTTTGACAAGCAGTTTGAGATTAATGTCAAAGGCACCTTTTTTGCCATTCAGCAGGCAGCGCTGCATATGAAGGAAAACGGGCGCATCATTAATTTCTCAACGTCGGTGGCGGGCCATATGTTCCCGGCTTACAGCACCTACGCAGGAACGAAAGGCGCGGTGGAGCAGTTTACCCGCCAGCTTGCGAAGGAGCTTGGTCCGAAGGGCATTACGATCAATGCCATTGCTCCAGGACCTGTAAACACGGAACTGTTCAAGGCAGGGAAGACGGAGGAGCAGATAACGGCGATCAGCAATGCCAATGCCTTTGGACGGCTGGGCGAGCCGGAGGACATTTCACAGGTAGTGCTGTTTCTGGCAAGCAAGGAGTCGCAGTGGGTAACCGGTCAAACGCTGCGCGTGAATGGCGGATTTATTTAAAAGGATAGTTTGAAGCCCTCTCGCAGCTATGTTATGGTTCGTATAAAAGGAGAGGACGATGATGCAGCATCTGAATCAAATCGTGCGGCTTTTGGAAGAGGATACGCTTACCAACATAACACTTCTGAAAATGATTGAGGCTTATGAGGCATCCATCATTATCCAATTCATTGAAGGCTCTGAACCGTCGCAATGGGGGCTGCTCCTGCTGCTTCCAGTCGAAGCATATCCCTATGATCAGCAAACATATCCTGAAGCTGACTATATCGCTTTTGTCGCGTATACGGAGCAGTCGCTGCTGCCCGAACTGCTCACAGCTGTTCCCGCAGGTACCCGCCTCGTATTCAAGCTCCAGAAGGATGAGTATCGGGAACAGCTTGCCAACTATTACGAGTTGGAACAGGCGAGAGCTTATATTTCCTATACGAGCCAAGACGAGCTTACAAGCAGCAGCGTGCAGCATCATAAGCTGCATAAGCCGATTCATAAGGCGATTAGAAATGAAGATGTTGTGAAGCATGAGGCGCTGGCAGAGGAGCTGCTGCCGCTGCTTTGCAGCAACGGCTATACGCCAGAGGAGCTTCGCGGCTATTTTGCTGCAGGCGCCTATTCCTTCGTTATATACCGGGACGGCGAGGCTGCTGCCGGATGCTTTATTTTTCGCAACTATAATGAAATTTGGGAAATTGCAGGTGTCCATACGCGGGAGCACTGGCGCGGGCAAGGCTTGGCGAGGCAGCTTGTGGCTGCCGCCCTGGAGCAATTGCGGCAGTTAGGGCTGAGGCCGAGATATCATGTGCTGGAGACGAACGCCGCCTCGATTCGGCTAGCGGAGTCGCTGGGACTCCTGCCCTTCATGAAGCTGACGCATCATACGATGCGAAGCCCCGCCGCGGTACCGCAGCAAATTTAGGCGAATCAACAAAAGCCCGCCCTTCAACGCTAGCTGAAGGGCGGGCTTTGCTGCCGCGTTATTTTTCAATATCGTGTTTGCGCTTCGTCAAATCTTATAACTCCAGCAGCACGTAGCTGCCCATATAAAACAATTCAGCGTCGTCATATTGATCCGGTACCTCTTCCCATACGATATCCCAGGTGTCATCCAGCATTTCCGAATAATCGACCTCAGGGGAAAGGCGCAAAATAATTTGATCCTGCCCGCTTTGCACGAGCTTTGTCAGCTCCATGCGATATTGCTTATTGGAGGTGACCTCGAGACCATTTTTCACATAGTAGTCGTATTTATTGCTATCGCCGGTATATTGGTCGAGCTCATCGTCCAGCCAATAAGACACATCCTCTACGTATTCCTCGTTAATGGCGGTCGCATCGTTCGCGTTATAGAGCATATAAGGAACATCTGAATTGGTCGCATTGTTGGTCGGATCGACGTTCAGCCATTCCTCGCCAATTTTGACCTTGTTCCATGCATGGGGAACGCCATCCAAATAGCCGGTTACGACAATCGTCTCCACGCCAGCGAGCTCGTTCAGCAGCTTGTAGGTGTAGGCATAGCTCATACAGACGCCGAGTTTATTGACCATTATGCCGTAGGTGCTGTAAGCATCATAAAACTCCGGGTCCACCTTGCGAAAATCATATTTATACGCATTATCCAGCGCGTCATCATCGTACACCGTCGTATCGTTCAAATAATCATAGATCGCCAGCCGTTTTTCCTCGTCGTTCATTTCTGGCGTAATCGTGGCTGCAATAATGCGCTCGGCCTCCTGCATAATTTCCCGCTGCTTTGCGCGCATCTCCTTGACTGGATTCTCGTAGGACACATAAAGCGAAAGTGTGCGGTAATCGTAGCCGTAGCTTGCCAGCCCGATAATATATGGGTTTTGGTACATGACCTTCTCGACGACGTCAATGAGAACCTCGGTGTTTTGCGCTTCGGGAAAGGACATGAGCGAAATGTCTTCCTCTCCGGTCATCAAGTTGCGGGCCAAATATTCCTCTAGCGCCGAGTCGGCAGAAATATGCAGCTTCTCCAGCAGCTTGTCGGTTGGAACCTTTGCTTTATCGCCCTTGGCGACGACGAGGCGCGTATTCTCGATTTGCCGATCAATCAGGTTGTCGGTAGTCGAAGCCGCTTTGGTGTAGCGGGAAATAATAGTCGGCACATTGGCATCCGGTATAAAATAGGTCGTATTTTCCGGCTGGACGTAGCCGGTATTAGCTGTATTATCGGCTTGCTCATCCTCGTCCTCATACCAGGAGGCTACATAATCAATATCCTCAGGGGTGACGTCTTCCACCCAGACGACGCCTGTCAGCGCTGTGCCTTTAATGGAATAAGGAATGCGCAAGGGGCTGGACGGCTCAAGGACAAGCGCATCCGTTTCATACACGATGTCCTTAAAGCTGATAGAGCCATCCGTATGCTTGACCTCGACGCTGTATGGCAGATCATCTACGTATTCATAGGTATTGCCGAACAATTCTCCTTCATATTCGTCGGTAACCTCCGTCGGAAGCTGGCTCGACAAATCGGCCGTCACGACGGGGGCGCTGAAGTTGGATTCCTTGCCGTTGGAGACGGCTGTGACATAAAAGTTTCCCTTTACACCAGTATTTTGAGCGAGTGTAAAGCTCTCGCCCGTATCCATCTCTAATTGGTCGTAAGTGGTATCGCCAAAATCTTCGAGCTCCGTTCCTTTGACCCGCTCAATCAGGACAGGGGTCTCCAAATAAAAGGCGGATTTTTTGCCCGGAGCGCTTGTGGTGCCATCCGTTTTCCGAGCTTTGGGGAAGGTCTGGTACACCTTGTATTCGCTGACCCCGGTTATTTTATCCCATAAGAGCTTTAGCCTGCCATCCTCGCTTATTTCATAGGTGAGATTCGGAACGGGCAGCTTGGACTTCACCGTGAATGGGATAATGAGCGGCTTCTCCAGCTTTTGGGGCGTAGTGGAAGCCATGTCATAATCAATGCGGAGATAATAAATCGGCGCATTTCCCCAGCCTAATGGATCAGAGGAGGAAGCGGAAGGAAGCGGCAGCACACCTGAATCCAGCGGCTCGACCGTAATGATGCTTTGGTTGCCCTCCACAGGAGTGACCCGGTTGAAGGAAGCCATTTGGCTGGAGGGCAGCGCCTGCCGGTCTGTGTGAACCGTAATCGTTTCTTCCCGCTTTAAATTATCGAGCTGCGTCAAATCGGATTGAAAATGAAAATCGAATTTCATATCTTTGGCAACATTGTAGAGCGGCATAATCGGCTTATTGCTCGTTTCGCCGTATTTTTGCTTTAATTGCTGCACGGAAAACTTCTCCGGCGTCTGCCAAGCATATTTAAGCAGCTTAATGCTGGAATTGAAGCCATTTGCGGCATCTGACATGCAGCCCGTCAGCAGCAGGCTCATGAGCAGCAGGCTGAGCAGCATTTTTTTCATTGCGCAGGTCTCCTCCGGGAAGTGATGAAATCATATAGTTAGCAATATGAAAATTTTACCTTGTTAAATTAAATTATTCAATTCATTTCATAGCCATGACAAAAAGGGCGGATTCCATTTGTGCCAAATGCTGCATATTGATGGGCGCTATACACAGCATTAGCCGTGAGAAAAGGTGAAAAACGTACTTTTCAGCCTGCTTATTCTATTTTTAATATCAATCATTATGAATTGAACAAAAAATTAAACGACTGGCATAAATAATCCCATTGTGTAGCGGGGCGCTATGCTATTTAATTATTACGAACCAATGAAAACGCATACATTTAGGAGGGGGAACATGAAGCGAAGAAAAATAGCAGCGGTGCTGCTGGTAGCGGCCATGCTGCTCAGCACGCTGACGGGGCTTGCGCCCCGCGCGGTTTGGGCAACGGAGGAGGAGCCTGCTTATTTGGAGGAAGGGGTGTCGGCAGCGGAGTCGGTGTACCAGCCCGGCTTGATTTTACACTATGACATGAAGACGACGGCAACCGATGCAGGGCAGACCATTGTGAAAAATGTAGCTGGCGGAACAGCCGCATATGACGGCATTTTCCGCAATCCATCGAATGGCCAGCTTGTGGCGAATGGCACTGCTGGTTTTGCTGGCTTTAACGGAGGCGCAGCTTCCGCGAACAGCGGCTATATTGAAATACCGAAAGGCGCAGGCGGCGAGGATCTGCTGAGCGGCTTAACCGATGTCACGATTTCCTCGCTCGTCAACTGGGAGAACGACGGCACGAATCGCTGGATATTCGGATTCGGTGCTACGACAAGCGATCCCGAGAACGGCAACAAATATTTGTTTGCTACGCCGCGTCATGGCAGCACGGGCAATTATGCGGCTGCCGGCATATCGAAAAGCGGCTGGCGCAATGAAGCGCTTTGGAAAGGGGCTACTACCCTTGCAGCGGGAGCCTGGAAGCAGGTGACGGTCGTTTTTTCCGGTGCAGCGGATACGATAACGCTGTATATTGACGGCGTGAAGGCATCCTCCGGCTCGGCGAAGGGCATTAAGCTTGCCGATATTATCAATACGGGGACGAACTATTCCGGCTATATCGGCAAATCTATTTTCGCGGGCGATGCGTTCTATCGCGGCTTGGTAGGCGACTTCCGCGTCTACAATTATGCGCTGAACGATCAGCAGGCGGCTGACCTGTATACGCAGGCTTCCAGCACGATTACGGACCTCAAGCAGCTTGTGCTGACAGCGGCAGCGGATGCGCTCGCTCCAGCGGCTATGCTTGCCTCAGGCGATGTGAGCGCTGATGCGGTTACGAAAAATTTGACGCTGCCGGCAGCTGGCCGCAATGGCGTAGCGATTGCATGGAGCTCCAGCGATGCGGCAGTTATTGCCGCAGATGGAAAGGTGACGCGTCCAGCGTCGTCAGAAGCGGATAAGTCGGTGCAGCTAACCGCGAGCCTGACGTATCAGGGGCTTTCCATGCAGCGGGTGCTGAGCTTTAAAGTATTAAAGGAATTTTCTGAAAGCGCTATCGCAGAGGCGGATGCGGCGGCGTTAATCATCCGTAATCTGGATCAGGTTAAGGGCCATTTGACGCTGCCGCAGCTTGGAGGGAACGGCTCCAGCATCGAGTGGGAATCGAGTGATCCGGCGGTTGTGAAAGGCTCGGCGCAGGCGGCAGGCGATGCGTCGCAGCTGGGCAGAGTGCTGCGTCCCGCAGATAAGGATGCCGTCGTTACGCTCAAGGCCACGGTGAAAAAAGGCAGCGCAAGCACACAGCGGCTGTTCCAGCTAACCGTGAAGCAGGCTCCGCCGAGCCTCGATTATGACGCGTATTTCTTTGCTTATTTTACCGGCGAGTATGAGGGCGGAGAGGAAATTTCCTTTGCGACAGCCGAAGACCCGCTCAAATGGCGGGCGCTGAATAACGGCCAGTCGATTATTCAATCGACGCTGGGCGAGAAGGGGCTGCGCGATCCGTTCATTATGCGCTCGCATGAGGGCGATAAGTTTTATTTGCTGGCGACGGATTTGCGCATGGGCGAAAGCACGAATTTTGACCAGGCGCAAATAACGGGCAGCCATTCGATTATGATTTGGGAATCTGACGATCTCGTCAACTGGAGCGAGCAGCGGATGGTCGAGGTCGCGCCGAAAAACGGCGGCAACACGTGGGCGCCGGAGGCGATCTATGACGAGAAGACCGGACAATACGTCGTATTCTGGGCTTCTTCGATGAAGGTTGCCGATACGTATGGCAAATACGCCAGCGGCCGCCCATCGGGTCAGTACAACGTTATGTATTACGCGACGACGCGGGATTTTTATACGTTTTCCGAGCCAAAGGTGTATATGGATGAAGCATTCCCGACGATCGATACGACGATGCTTCAGGAGGGCAAAGACCTGTATCGTTTTACGAAATCGGAAATCGGCTACAAAGTGTTTTATGAGAAGGCAGCTAACGTCTTTGAAGATGTTGACGGCATTGCGGCCAATGGCTACCAGTTTACAGCGATTGCCGGTACGAAAAATGGCAACCAGGGACGCATCGGCCATGGCAGCAACAATGAAGGGCCAACCGTATTCAAGGATATTCGGGAGGACAAATGGTATATGTTCCTCGATTCTTGGCCGTATCATGTACGTGTATCAACCAATCTGGAGGACGGGGCGCAGTTTAGGGATAATTTGCTCGCTGCTGATCAATATGCACTTCCGCCAGGGCCGCGCCATGGCACGGTCATTCCGGTAACGCGGACGGAATACGATGCGCTGCAGGCGAAATACGGCTTGCCTGGTCCAGCGGAAAAGGAGCAGCCAGTCGTGCATTATACGTTCGACAGCAGCAGCGTAACCGGTACGCTTGTGAAGGATATGTCCGGGCAGGGGCACAATGCGACGCTCGTTGGCGGAGCTACCATTAACGAGACGGATAAAATAGGCAGCTCTGGCAGCTCGGTAGAGCTGGACGGCACAACAGGCTATGTAAAGCTGCCGGACAATCTGGTGCGCGATTTGAATTTGGAGAAGACGACAATCGCCACTTGGGTAAAGGCGGATCAGAACAAGCTGAACCAGCGGATTTTCGACTTTGCTTCGGATACGGGCAGAGCGGCTAACCGCAATACGATGTATTTGAGCACTACAGGCGATACTGGCGGTCTTGAATTTGCTATCGTGACGCCATTTACAGAGAAGTTCTCAAGTGAATCGACGCTGCTTGGCGCGAGCTATAAATATGCGCTTCGAGCAGCGACGCCAGCGGCAAGTGCTTGGCATCATGTAGCCGTATCCATTGACGGCTTCGAGGCGGTCATGTATGTGGACGGAAAAGAAGTGTCGCGCAGCAGCACCTTTAACGTAGAGCCACGCATGCTGCTGCAAACTTCGATGAACAATATTGGAAAATCCCGAAATGCGAGCCACGGCTTGTTTGATGGCAAGCTGGACGACTTCCGCATTTATAATCGGGCGCTGACGAAGGAGCAGGTTGCTGCGCTTGCAGCGGACTTGCCGGAAACGCCGGGAGGCGGCGAGCAGCCGGAAACGCCGAAGGCGATCGTCCATTATGATATGGGCCAAGTCGACGGCACGACGGTGAAGGATTTGGCTGGAAGCTTTAATGGCACTTGGGTCAATTCGCAAAATGCAGAGCGGATATATGCCGGGCAGACGGGCGTTATCAGCTTCACAGGCGGCACGACCAGCTCCTATATTGAGCTGCCAAAAGGGGTGACCGATGGCCTGACCGATACGACGGTATCGATGCTGATGAACTGGAGCGGCAAGGCTGGGGCCGAATGGGCTTTCGCATTAGGGCAGAACAGCACCAAATATATGTATTTTACACCGCGCTATAATACATCGGCGGCGAATGCGCGGGCGGGCATTGCGACAAATTCATGGAATAACGAGGTAGCCGCGCAGCACACGGCTGGTCTGACAACCAATCAGTGGAAGCTGGTAACAGCGGTTTTATCTGAAAAAGAGCAGACGCTAACGCTTTATATTGACGGCGTAATGGTAGGAGCAACTGCAACGGGCGGCAAAACTATGGCCCAGATTCAAAATGCAGGCGGCATCAGCGGTTATATTGGCAAATCCTTTTATGCATCCGATCCCTATTTCGGCGGCATGATCGCTGATTTCAAACTGTTCAACGGCGCTTTGAGCGGGGCAGAGATTGGGGCTCTACAGCGGGAGGCTGCGGCGAAGATCGCTGCGCTTGACGGGCTAACGCTGGAATATGCAGCGAACCAGCTGGATTACAGCGCTTTTCTGAATGGAAATGCGAGCAAGGACAGCATTCGCACGAATTTGAAGCTTCCGGCAAGCGGCGGACATGGCACAACGATTACTTGGGTGTCTGGCACGCCGAGCGTCATATCGAATACCGGTGCTGTCACGCGTCCTGCGAGCGAAGCAGGCAACCAGAGCGTCACGCTGACAGCTACGATTACAGATGGGTCCAAATCGGTGACGCGCAGCTTCACGGTTACCGTGGAGAAGGATACGAGCCTCATGGAGAAAGCGCTGCTGGATGCGCAAAGCCTAATCGTCCATAACTTGGCCGATGTTCGCGGACATTTGACGCTGCAAGTGAAGGGCGCGAATGGATCGGCCATTGTGTGGGCCAGCGAGCAGCCTCATGTTATAACGGCGACAGGCGAGGTTACACGTCCCGCGCATGGCAAGCAGGCTGTAACCGTTAAGCTGACCGCCATGATAACGAATGGCGCAACCTCGATTTCGAAAGCGTTCATAGCGACAGTGAAGCCGCTTCCTGCGCCAGCCGACTATAAAGGCTATGCGTTCACCTATTTTACGGGGGAAGGCTCGGCGAGCGGCGAGCAAATTTATTTTGCACTCAGCAAAGGTAATGATGCGTTGCACTGGCAGGAGCTGAATGGCGGGCAACCAGCGATTACGTCGAATTTGGGTGAAAAGGGCCTGCGTGATCCGTTCATCATCCGTTCCCCAGAGGGCGACAAGTTTTATTTAATCGCGACCGATTTGAAAATTTACGGCAATGGCGATTGGGGCGCTGCCCAGACGAGCGGAAGCCGCTCGATTATGGTATGGGAATCGACGGATCTAGTGAATTGGTCGAACCAGCGAATGGTAGAGGTATCTCCGCCAGAGGCCGGGAATACTTGGGCTCCGGAAGCGTTCTATGACGAGGAGACCGGTGAATATGCCGTCTTTTGGGCATCGAAAATGTATGCTGACGAAAGCCACAGCACAGGTACGCATCAGCGCATGATGGTGGCGAAAACCCGCGACTTCTACACATTCTCAGAGCCGGTCGAGTATATGAACGATGGCTACTCGATTATTGATACGACGATGATTGGACATGATGGCAAAGTTTATCGTTTTACGAAGGATGAGCGCAGCAATAACAGTTCGACGCCGAATGGAAAGTTTATTTTTCAGGAGTCGGGCAGCAGTGTCTTTGACAGCAGCTTTAAGGTAATCAAGGAGGGCATCGGACGCGGACAAATTTCACAAGGCGAAGGGCCGACCGTATTCAAGTCCAACACCGAGGAAAAATGGTATATGTTCATTGATGAATTTGGCGGCCGAGGTTATGTGCCGTTCGAGACAACGGACCTCGATTCGGGCGAGTGGAAAATATCGACGAATTATGAGCTGCCGTCACGCCCGCGCCACGGCACGGTCATTCCAGTGACACAAGCGGAATATGACCGCCTGCTTGTAAGCGTACCGAAGGCTGGGCAGTCCGAGTCTGGCACGAAAGTAACCGGTGTGCAGCTTGCGCCTTCAGCACTTGCACTGAAAACAGGGGAAGGAGCGCAATTGACAGCAAATGTCGCGCCTCTGGCTGCGGCGAATAAGTCTGTCGTCTGGTCGAGCAGCAATCCGGCTGTAGCAATGGTGGATGCAGCAGGTTATGTGCGTGGGGTAGGAGAAGGTACCGCCTATATTA from the Paenibacillus sp. BIHB 4019 genome contains:
- a CDS encoding TetR family transcriptional regulator; the protein is MANETPLTKEAILDAAEQVLRRYGPDKTSVTDIAKFLQVSHGTLYRHFANKAALRETVTERWLDKSVSEPLEGIASATGGSAAVQLRSWLEALMEKKRMYALEDAEMFAMYSAVTLEAVDLIAAHVDHLVNQIAIIVERGMHSGEFNQGDAHATARAIFLATTKFHHPAFVREWSSKKIAQDFDAVWSLLLAGLQ
- a CDS encoding SDR family oxidoreductase; amino-acid sequence: MEKSLTGKVALVTGASRGIGQKIAEHLARHGAKVVVNYASSSAKADEVVAGIKRNGGEATAIGADISKVAEIEELFRKALEAYAQIDILVNNAGIMINKPLASITEEDFDKQFEINVKGTFFAIQQAALHMKENGRIINFSTSVAGHMFPAYSTYAGTKGAVEQFTRQLAKELGPKGITINAIAPGPVNTELFKAGKTEEQITAISNANAFGRLGEPEDISQVVLFLASKESQWVTGQTLRVNGGFI
- a CDS encoding GNAT family N-acetyltransferase encodes the protein MMQHLNQIVRLLEEDTLTNITLLKMIEAYEASIIIQFIEGSEPSQWGLLLLLPVEAYPYDQQTYPEADYIAFVAYTEQSLLPELLTAVPAGTRLVFKLQKDEYREQLANYYELEQARAYISYTSQDELTSSSVQHHKLHKPIHKAIRNEDVVKHEALAEELLPLLCSNGYTPEELRGYFAAGAYSFVIYRDGEAAAGCFIFRNYNEIWEIAGVHTREHWRGQGLARQLVAAALEQLRQLGLRPRYHVLETNAASIRLAESLGLLPFMKLTHHTMRSPAAVPQQI
- a CDS encoding transglutaminase domain-containing protein; this translates as MKKMLLSLLLMSLLLTGCMSDAANGFNSSIKLLKYAWQTPEKFSVQQLKQKYGETSNKPIMPLYNVAKDMKFDFHFQSDLTQLDNLKREETITVHTDRQALPSSQMASFNRVTPVEGNQSIITVEPLDSGVLPLPSASSSDPLGWGNAPIYYLRIDYDMASTTPQKLEKPLIIPFTVKSKLPVPNLTYEISEDGRLKLLWDKITGVSEYKVYQTFPKARKTDGTTSAPGKKSAFYLETPVLIERVKGTELEDFGDTTYDQLEMDTGESFTLAQNTGVKGNFYVTAVSNGKESNFSAPVVTADLSSQLPTEVTDEYEGELFGNTYEYVDDLPYSVEVKHTDGSISFKDIVYETDALVLEPSSPLRIPYSIKGTALTGVVWVEDVTPEDIDYVASWYEDEDEQADNTANTGYVQPENTTYFIPDANVPTIISRYTKAASTTDNLIDRQIENTRLVVAKGDKAKVPTDKLLEKLHISADSALEEYLARNLMTGEEDISLMSFPEAQNTEVLIDVVEKVMYQNPYIIGLASYGYDYRTLSLYVSYENPVKEMRAKQREIMQEAERIIAATITPEMNDEEKRLAIYDYLNDTTVYDDDALDNAYKYDFRKVDPEFYDAYSTYGIMVNKLGVCMSYAYTYKLLNELAGVETIVVTGYLDGVPHAWNKVKIGEEWLNVDPTNNATNSDVPYMLYNANDATAINEEYVEDVSYWLDDELDQYTGDSNKYDYYVKNGLEVTSNKQYRMELTKLVQSGQDQIILRLSPEVDYSEMLDDTWDIVWEEVPDQYDDAELFYMGSYVLLEL
- a CDS encoding immunoglobulin-like domain-containing protein yields the protein MKRRKIAAVLLVAAMLLSTLTGLAPRAVWATEEEPAYLEEGVSAAESVYQPGLILHYDMKTTATDAGQTIVKNVAGGTAAYDGIFRNPSNGQLVANGTAGFAGFNGGAASANSGYIEIPKGAGGEDLLSGLTDVTISSLVNWENDGTNRWIFGFGATTSDPENGNKYLFATPRHGSTGNYAAAGISKSGWRNEALWKGATTLAAGAWKQVTVVFSGAADTITLYIDGVKASSGSAKGIKLADIINTGTNYSGYIGKSIFAGDAFYRGLVGDFRVYNYALNDQQAADLYTQASSTITDLKQLVLTAAADALAPAAMLASGDVSADAVTKNLTLPAAGRNGVAIAWSSSDAAVIAADGKVTRPASSEADKSVQLTASLTYQGLSMQRVLSFKVLKEFSESAIAEADAAALIIRNLDQVKGHLTLPQLGGNGSSIEWESSDPAVVKGSAQAAGDASQLGRVLRPADKDAVVTLKATVKKGSASTQRLFQLTVKQAPPSLDYDAYFFAYFTGEYEGGEEISFATAEDPLKWRALNNGQSIIQSTLGEKGLRDPFIMRSHEGDKFYLLATDLRMGESTNFDQAQITGSHSIMIWESDDLVNWSEQRMVEVAPKNGGNTWAPEAIYDEKTGQYVVFWASSMKVADTYGKYASGRPSGQYNVMYYATTRDFYTFSEPKVYMDEAFPTIDTTMLQEGKDLYRFTKSEIGYKVFYEKAANVFEDVDGIAANGYQFTAIAGTKNGNQGRIGHGSNNEGPTVFKDIREDKWYMFLDSWPYHVRVSTNLEDGAQFRDNLLAADQYALPPGPRHGTVIPVTRTEYDALQAKYGLPGPAEKEQPVVHYTFDSSSVTGTLVKDMSGQGHNATLVGGATINETDKIGSSGSSVELDGTTGYVKLPDNLVRDLNLEKTTIATWVKADQNKLNQRIFDFASDTGRAANRNTMYLSTTGDTGGLEFAIVTPFTEKFSSESTLLGASYKYALRAATPAASAWHHVAVSIDGFEAVMYVDGKEVSRSSTFNVEPRMLLQTSMNNIGKSRNASHGLFDGKLDDFRIYNRALTKEQVAALAADLPETPGGGEQPETPKAIVHYDMGQVDGTTVKDLAGSFNGTWVNSQNAERIYAGQTGVISFTGGTTSSYIELPKGVTDGLTDTTVSMLMNWSGKAGAEWAFALGQNSTKYMYFTPRYNTSAANARAGIATNSWNNEVAAQHTAGLTTNQWKLVTAVLSEKEQTLTLYIDGVMVGATATGGKTMAQIQNAGGISGYIGKSFYASDPYFGGMIADFKLFNGALSGAEIGALQREAAAKIAALDGLTLEYAANQLDYSAFLNGNASKDSIRTNLKLPASGGHGTTITWVSGTPSVISNTGAVTRPASEAGNQSVTLTATITDGSKSVTRSFTVTVEKDTSLMEKALLDAQSLIVHNLADVRGHLTLQVKGANGSAIVWASEQPHVITATGEVTRPAHGKQAVTVKLTAMITNGATSISKAFIATVKPLPAPADYKGYAFTYFTGEGSASGEQIYFALSKGNDALHWQELNGGQPAITSNLGEKGLRDPFIIRSPEGDKFYLIATDLKIYGNGDWGAAQTSGSRSIMVWESTDLVNWSNQRMVEVSPPEAGNTWAPEAFYDEETGEYAVFWASKMYADESHSTGTHQRMMVAKTRDFYTFSEPVEYMNDGYSIIDTTMIGHDGKVYRFTKDERSNNSSTPNGKFIFQESGSSVFDSSFKVIKEGIGRGQISQGEGPTVFKSNTEEKWYMFIDEFGGRGYVPFETTDLDSGEWKISTNYELPSRPRHGTVIPVTQAEYDRLLVSVPKAGQSESGTKVTGVQLAPSALALKTGEGAQLTANVAPLAAANKSVVWSSSNPAVAMVDAAGYVRGVGEGTAYISVATVDGGFIAISEVTVSAGEDNGGVTPTPTPTPTPTPTPGTTPTPTPGTTPTPTPGTTPTPTPGTTPTPTVPSPSPTPTIPGSTTGPTPTPVISIPSTAPGTTPTIPSPKPSTGPSPTPSGAFSDTANHWASASIEKLAEKGLMKGYPDGSFKPNAAMSRAEFVTVIYRMLGMDTVGGAGKTFSDVSADAWYSGAVHALREAGVVSGDAAGTFRPNDSITREEAFVLVYRIVKEKLALSGNSDEPLFTDDAAISDWAKEAIAALSAANVLSGYDDGTLKPKGSITRAEVATILAAFVE